TGCGCGCCGGGGATCTCGGCGCGGTGGCCAAGCTGAAGGAGACGAAAACCTCCGACACGCTGGCGGACCCGCAGCATCCGATCCGGTTCACCCCCATCGAGTTCCCCGAGCCCGCGATTTCCTTCGCGATCGAGCCGAAGGCGAAGGGGGACGAGGAGAAGATCTCGACCGCCCTGCACCGCCTCCAGGAGGAGGACCCGGTCCTGCGCGTCGGTCGCGACCCCCGTACGCACGAGCTGATCGTCTCCGGGAACGGCCAGGTGCACGTCGAGGTCGCGATCTCGAAGATGCGGCGCAAGTTCGGCGTCGAGGCGATCCTCAAGCAGCCGAAGGTCCCCTACCTCGAGACGATCAAGCGGAAGGTCGGCCCGGTGCAGGGTCGCCACAAGAAACAGACCGGCGGACGCGGCCAGTTCGGCGACTGCTGGATCGAGATCGAGCCGCTCCCGCGCGGCTCGGGCTTCGAGTTCGTCGACAAGATCTTCGGAGGGTCGATCCCGCAGAACTTCCGCCCCGCGGTCGAGAAGGGGGTGCGCGAGTCCGCCGAACGCGGATGGCTGTCCGGCAACCCCGTGATCGACTTCCGCGTGACCCTCACCGACGGCTCGTACCACGCCGTCGACTCGTCGGAGATGGCCTTCAAGGTCGCGGGGTCGCTCGCCTTCAAGGCCGCGATGGAGCAGGCCCGTGCGACGATTCTCGAACCGATCTACTCGGTCGAGATCACCGCCCCCGAGGAGTACATGGGCGACATCATGGGCGACCTTTCCTCCCGCCGCGGCAAGCCCCAGGGCATGGAGAGCCAGGGTCACTACCAGGTGATCAAGGCCCTCGTCCCGCTCTCCGAGATGCTCACCTACGCCTCGACCCTCAAGTCGATGACGTCCGACCGCGGCACCTTCCACATGGAGTTCGACCACTACGAGGAGGCACCCCCGCCGGTTCAGGAGAAGATCGCGGCCGAATACGCCAGGCACAAGCAGGAAGAGCAGGAGAGATAACTCCTCGTGAGCCGCGACATCGTCTACATCCGCGAGCTCGGCGACCACGTCGGCGAGACGGTCACCCTCCGGGGGTGGCTCTCCCAGAAACGTTCGTCCGGCAAGGTGAAGTTCCTCGTCCTGCGCGACGGTACGGGCTGGCTGCAGTGCGTGGCGTTCGCCAAGGAGGTCTCCCCCGAGCTGTTCGAGCGTTGCGACAAGGCGCCGCTCGAATCCTCGATCACGGTGAGCGGGTCGGTCCGGAAGGACGACCGCGCCCCCGGGGGTTTCGAGCTCGGTCTCGCCGACGTCGTGGTCTTCCACGAGGCGGCGGAGTACCCGATCCAGCCGAAAGAGCACGGGGTCGAGTTCCTCTTCGACCACCGCCACCTGTACCTCCGTTCGCGGACGCCCCAGGCGGTCCTGCGGGTCCGCAACGAGGTGGTCAAGTCCTGCCGCGACTTCTTCTACGACCGCGGATTCGTGCTGATCGACTCCCCGGTCCTCACCCCCGCCGCGTGCGAGGGGACGACGACCCTCTTCGAGACCGACTACTTCGGCGACAAGGCGTACCTGACGCAGTCGGGACAGCTCTACCTCGAGCCCGGCTGCATGGCGTTCGGCAAGGTCTTCTGCTTCGGCCCGACCTTCCGGGCGGAGAAGTCCAAGACCCGGCGCCACCTCACCGAGTTCTGGATGATCGAGCCCGAGGTCGCGTGGCTCGAGCTTCCGGGCCTGCTCGCCCTCGCCGAGGAGTTCGTCTCCTACGTCGTGGGGCGCGCCCTCGATCGCTGCCGCGAGGACCTCAAGTTCCTCGAGCGCGACACGACGATGCTCGAGAAGGTCCTCCCGCCGTTTCCGAGGATCACCTACGACGAGGCCGCGAAGATCCTGCTGACCCCGGAGTCGCAGGAGAAGATGCGCGAGGCCGGCGCCCCGGCCTTCGCCCACGGGAGCGACTTCGGCGCGCTCGACGAGACCCTGCTCACCCAGCAGTTCGACCGTCCCGTGATGGTCACGCACTGGCCCGCGGAGATCAAGGCGTTCTACATGCAGCCGGACCCCTCGGACCCGACGAAGGCGCTGTGCGTGGATGTGCTCGCCCCGGAGGGGTACGGCGAGGTGATCGGCGGCTCGCAGCGCATCCACGACCACGACCTGCTCCTGTCGCGGATCCGCGAGCACGGCCTTCCGGTCGAGGCCTTCCAGTGGTACCTCGACATCCGGAGGTACGGCACCGTCCCTCACTCGGGGTTCGGGATGGGGATCGAGCGTTGCGTCACCTGGATCTGCGGGATCCAGCACCTGCGCGAGACGATCCCCTACCCGCGCCAGATCAACCGCCTCTATCCGTGAAGCGGATCGGCGTCCTCAGCCTGGGCTGCTCGAAGAACCTCGTGGACACCGAGGTCATGCTCGGGCATCTCGACGCCGCCGGATGCACCTTCACGACCGATCCGGCCGAAGCCGACGTCCTCGTCGTCAACACCTGCGGATTCATCGAGGCGGCGCGCGAGGAGTCGATCCGCACGATCCTCGAGGCGGCGGAGTACAAGAAGTCGGGCGTCCTCTCACGCCTCGTGGTCGCCGGGTGCATGGTCCAGCGCTACGGCGACGAGCTGCGGAGAGAGCTCCCCGAGGTCGACGCTTTCGTCGACCTCGACGGCCTCGACGGGATCGTGGCCGCGGCCGGGCTCGCCCCGCTCCCGAAGGCCGCCCCGGCCACGGGCCTCCTGCAGATCGGCCCGAAGCCGGCGAGGTTCCTGTACGGCTCCGAGACGCCCCGACGCCTCGCGACACCGAAGTGGACCGC
The genomic region above belongs to Candidatus Polarisedimenticolaceae bacterium and contains:
- the asnS gene encoding asparagine--tRNA ligase, producing the protein MSRDIVYIRELGDHVGETVTLRGWLSQKRSSGKVKFLVLRDGTGWLQCVAFAKEVSPELFERCDKAPLESSITVSGSVRKDDRAPGGFELGLADVVVFHEAAEYPIQPKEHGVEFLFDHRHLYLRSRTPQAVLRVRNEVVKSCRDFFYDRGFVLIDSPVLTPAACEGTTTLFETDYFGDKAYLTQSGQLYLEPGCMAFGKVFCFGPTFRAEKSKTRRHLTEFWMIEPEVAWLELPGLLALAEEFVSYVVGRALDRCREDLKFLERDTTMLEKVLPPFPRITYDEAAKILLTPESQEKMREAGAPAFAHGSDFGALDETLLTQQFDRPVMVTHWPAEIKAFYMQPDPSDPTKALCVDVLAPEGYGEVIGGSQRIHDHDLLLSRIREHGLPVEAFQWYLDIRRYGTVPHSGFGMGIERCVTWICGIQHLRETIPYPRQINRLYP
- a CDS encoding MiaB/RimO family radical SAM methylthiotransferase, whose amino-acid sequence is MKRIGVLSLGCSKNLVDTEVMLGHLDAAGCTFTTDPAEADVLVVNTCGFIEAAREESIRTILEAAEYKKSGVLSRLVVAGCMVQRYGDELRRELPEVDAFVDLDGLDGIVAAAGLAPLPKAAPATGLLQIGPKPARFLYGSETPRRLATPKWTAFVKIAEGCDHTCSFCAIPKFRGVFRSRPPEDVVAEAEALARRGVREINLIAQDSSHFGRDRGDAHGLADLLERLNGVEALRWIRVHYLYPNTVTDRLIAAMAATERVVKYVDMPLQHAHAETLRRMRRGGSAEGHLR